In the Kitasatospora terrestris genome, one interval contains:
- a CDS encoding TetR/AcrR family transcriptional regulator, with amino-acid sequence MRRRSRRRIMRATVELVDQYGYAGTTLGDIAERAGLARGLVSYYFDGKRLLMQSATHRMMHLALTEALAGLPDGTSADARLAAAIDAVLGLALEHPRVMRSHLALILDPDVGAFVQDPEQQQLGCILRELLREWGAADPVAEHAVLRSALMGGCIGVLLPGASTPLAPIRADLFARYGLDWTMGVPPQPEAPERPRPLRCDAEELRRAR; translated from the coding sequence ATGCGCCGACGTTCCCGCCGCCGCATCATGCGGGCCACGGTGGAGCTGGTGGACCAGTACGGATACGCCGGGACGACCCTCGGGGACATAGCCGAACGGGCGGGTCTGGCCCGCGGGTTGGTGTCCTACTACTTCGACGGCAAACGGCTGCTGATGCAGTCGGCGACGCACCGGATGATGCACCTCGCGCTCACCGAGGCGCTGGCCGGGCTGCCGGACGGCACCTCCGCCGACGCCCGGCTGGCGGCGGCGATCGACGCGGTGCTGGGGCTGGCGCTGGAGCACCCCCGGGTGATGCGCTCCCACCTGGCACTGATCCTCGACCCGGACGTCGGCGCCTTCGTGCAGGATCCGGAGCAGCAGCAACTGGGGTGCATCCTGCGGGAGTTGCTGCGGGAGTGGGGTGCGGCGGACCCGGTCGCCGAGCACGCGGTGCTGCGCAGCGCGCTGATGGGCGGGTGCATCGGCGTCCTGCTGCCGGGCGCCTCGACGCCGCTGGCGCCGATCCGGGCGGACCTGTTCGCCCGCTACGGGCTGGACTGGACGATGGGCGTGCCGCCGCAGCCGGAGGCGCCGGAGCGGCCGCGGCCGCTCCGGTGCGACGCCGAGGAGCTGCGGCGCGCCAGGTAG
- a CDS encoding ATP-binding protein, with protein sequence MSTGTALATDPHVVSCTLAPRFEAVRTAREFARSTLQGWGLGELFDDVSLVASELVTNALRHALGAVEPARLPAQPGPHQAPDAMLPIRISLVHRAPQVVCAVSDPSSTGPVAREADFVAESGRGLHLVDSFSRSWGWHPLAGAGKVVWALFEAAPATCPDNPVLHRRSA encoded by the coding sequence ATGAGCACCGGTACGGCCCTGGCGACCGACCCCCATGTGGTCAGCTGCACCCTCGCTCCCCGCTTCGAAGCCGTCAGAACCGCACGGGAGTTCGCCAGATCGACCCTCCAGGGGTGGGGCCTCGGCGAACTCTTCGACGACGTCTCGCTGGTCGCCTCCGAGCTGGTCACCAACGCGCTCCGGCACGCCCTCGGCGCCGTCGAGCCGGCCCGGCTCCCGGCCCAGCCCGGCCCGCACCAGGCGCCCGACGCGATGCTGCCGATACGCATCAGCCTGGTCCACCGCGCACCGCAGGTGGTGTGCGCGGTCAGTGACCCGAGCAGCACCGGCCCGGTCGCCCGCGAGGCCGACTTCGTCGCCGAGTCCGGCCGGGGCCTGCACCTGGTCGACTCCTTCAGCCGTTCCTGGGGCTGGCATCCGCTGGCCGGAGCGGGGAAGGTGGTGTGGGCGCTGTTCGAGGCCGCGCCCGCGACCTGTCCGGACAACCCGGTCCTGCACCGCCGCTCCGCCTGA
- a CDS encoding MFS transporter translates to MTTAAPSPADTHAHDTHWTPRLWGTLVVLCAAMFLDALDVSMVGVALPSIGTDLHLSTSALQWVVSGYVLGYGGLLLLGGRAADLLGRRRVFLVALAVFAAASLLGGLVDNGALLIGARFLKGVAAAFTAPAGLSIITTTFAEGPARNRALAIYTTCGASGFSLGLVLSGLLTSVGWRWTFLMPVPVALLALAFAFKLLPRQADDDRPHGGYDVAGAITGTGALLLLVFTVTEAQGAGWTSVRTLGSLAVVAVLAAAFLVIESRTAHPLVRLGIFRNGRVARANLTAVTIFGSYAGFQFIVTLYLQRLLGWSALEMAFALLPAGALVALSATRMGAVVDRFGTTRLLPVGVLALAAGYALFLRLGEHSGYPTLVLPSMVLLGVGFALAFPSVNIAATSGVADEEQGLASGLVNTAFQVGSAIVLAVTTAVITAGSGGGESPQAQLDGYRPALLLVTGVAAVGLAVTLVGAALERRRAAAPAAPVPDYRYPTGQNVADAQVLSER, encoded by the coding sequence ATGACCACAGCAGCGCCTTCACCTGCCGACACCCACGCCCACGACACGCACTGGACCCCACGCCTCTGGGGCACCCTGGTGGTGCTCTGCGCCGCGATGTTCCTCGACGCGCTCGACGTCTCGATGGTCGGCGTCGCGCTCCCCTCCATCGGCACCGACCTGCACCTGTCCACCTCGGCCCTGCAGTGGGTGGTCAGCGGTTACGTCCTCGGCTACGGCGGCCTGCTGCTGCTCGGCGGCCGGGCGGCCGACCTGCTCGGCCGGCGGCGGGTCTTCCTGGTCGCGCTCGCCGTCTTCGCCGCCGCCTCCCTGCTCGGCGGCCTGGTCGACAACGGCGCCCTGCTGATCGGCGCCCGCTTCCTGAAGGGCGTGGCGGCCGCCTTCACCGCGCCCGCCGGCCTGTCGATCATCACCACCACCTTCGCCGAGGGCCCGGCCCGCAACCGGGCGCTGGCCATCTACACCACCTGCGGCGCGAGCGGGTTCTCGCTCGGCCTGGTGCTCAGCGGGCTGCTCACCTCGGTCGGTTGGCGCTGGACCTTCCTGATGCCGGTGCCGGTCGCGCTGCTCGCCCTCGCCTTCGCGTTCAAGCTGCTGCCCCGTCAGGCCGACGACGACCGCCCGCACGGCGGCTACGACGTGGCGGGCGCGATCACCGGCACGGGTGCGCTGCTGCTCCTGGTGTTCACCGTGACCGAGGCGCAGGGCGCGGGCTGGACGAGCGTGCGCACGCTCGGCTCGCTGGCCGTGGTCGCCGTCCTCGCCGCCGCCTTCCTGGTGATCGAGTCGCGGACCGCGCACCCGCTGGTGCGGCTCGGCATCTTCCGCAACGGCCGGGTGGCGCGGGCCAACCTCACCGCGGTGACCATCTTCGGCTCGTACGCGGGCTTCCAGTTCATCGTGACGCTGTACCTGCAGCGGCTGCTCGGCTGGTCGGCACTGGAGATGGCGTTCGCCCTGCTGCCGGCCGGCGCGCTGGTCGCGCTCTCGGCGACCCGGATGGGCGCGGTGGTCGACCGCTTCGGCACCACCCGGCTGCTGCCGGTCGGCGTGCTGGCGCTGGCCGCCGGGTACGCGCTGTTCCTCCGGCTCGGCGAGCACAGCGGCTACCCGACCCTGGTGCTGCCCAGCATGGTGCTGCTCGGCGTCGGCTTCGCGCTGGCCTTCCCCTCGGTGAACATCGCCGCCACCAGCGGCGTCGCGGACGAGGAGCAGGGCCTGGCGTCGGGCCTGGTGAACACCGCGTTCCAGGTCGGCAGCGCGATCGTGCTGGCGGTCACCACCGCGGTGATCACGGCGGGCAGCGGCGGCGGCGAGAGCCCGCAGGCCCAGCTGGACGGCTACCGGCCGGCGTTGCTGCTGGTGACCGGTGTGGCCGCCGTCGGCCTGGCGGTCACCCTGGTCGGTGCCGCGCTGGAGCGGCGCCGGGCCGCGGCCCCCGCCGCCCCCGTGCCGGACTACCGCTACCCGACCGGGCAGAACGTCGCGGACGCGCAGGTGCTCTCGGAGCGCTGA
- a CDS encoding MarR family winged helix-turn-helix transcriptional regulator yields MTDLDTAAAPVGADTDTDLAAAWRDLLARHAATSCALDRELGEKHDLGMSEFEVLERLWEADLPDGRGQRSQDLACTVHLSQSALSRLITRLEKAGLVARALCEADRRGIYVTLTAAGRARYLDARPTHRAVLAATLTPPDGDR; encoded by the coding sequence GTGACCGATCTCGACACGGCGGCCGCCCCCGTCGGCGCCGACACCGACACCGACCTCGCCGCCGCCTGGCGCGACCTGCTCGCCCGCCACGCGGCGACCTCCTGCGCCCTCGACCGGGAGCTCGGCGAGAAGCACGACCTCGGCATGAGCGAGTTCGAAGTCCTCGAACGCCTCTGGGAGGCCGACCTCCCCGACGGCCGGGGCCAGCGCTCGCAGGACCTCGCCTGCACCGTCCACCTCTCCCAGAGCGCCCTCTCCCGCCTCATCACCCGCCTGGAGAAGGCCGGTCTGGTGGCCCGGGCGCTCTGCGAGGCCGACCGCCGCGGCATCTACGTCACCCTCACCGCCGCGGGCCGGGCCCGGTACCTCGACGCCCGGCCGACCCACCGCGCGGTCCTCGCCGCCACCCTCACCCCGCCCGACGGCGACCGGTAG
- a CDS encoding SDR family NAD(P)-dependent oxidoreductase, producing the protein MTRRLEGKVVAVAGASGPAGRATMRKLAAEGAVVIGADIDQHRLDAALAAVRTDVPGAQISGQVIDLLDPQEVHDWADHLEAEHGHVDGVFHLVGGWRGSKTFFDSRIDDWDFLHDTVVRTLQHTSLAFQPALLRSESGRYAMISAAAAHKPTAGGAAYAAAKAATEAWTLAMADSFVKETTSGDGVPTAAAAILVIKALVSPEMRAEKPDAKFAGFTDTADLADHLAGLWDRPAADLNGQHLWLTAR; encoded by the coding sequence GTGACCCGCCGACTCGAGGGCAAGGTCGTCGCGGTCGCCGGGGCCAGCGGCCCCGCCGGACGCGCCACCATGCGCAAGCTCGCCGCCGAGGGCGCCGTCGTGATCGGCGCCGACATCGACCAGCACCGCCTGGACGCGGCCCTCGCCGCCGTCCGCACCGACGTGCCCGGCGCGCAGATCAGCGGCCAGGTCATCGACCTGCTCGACCCGCAGGAGGTCCACGACTGGGCCGACCACCTGGAGGCCGAGCACGGCCACGTCGACGGCGTGTTCCACCTGGTCGGCGGCTGGCGCGGCAGCAAGACCTTCTTCGACAGCCGCATCGACGACTGGGACTTCCTGCACGACACCGTCGTCCGCACCCTGCAGCACACCTCGCTCGCCTTCCAGCCCGCGCTGCTCCGCAGCGAGTCCGGCCGGTACGCGATGATCTCCGCCGCGGCCGCGCACAAGCCCACCGCCGGCGGCGCCGCGTACGCCGCCGCCAAGGCGGCCACCGAGGCCTGGACCCTCGCCATGGCGGACTCCTTCGTCAAGGAGACCACCAGCGGCGACGGCGTCCCCACCGCCGCGGCTGCCATCCTGGTGATCAAGGCCCTGGTCTCCCCGGAGATGCGCGCCGAGAAGCCCGACGCCAAGTTCGCCGGCTTCACCGACACCGCCGACCTGGCCGACCACCTCGCGGGCCTCTGGGACCGCCCCGCAGCAGACCTGAACGGACAGCACCTGTGGCTGACAGCCCGATGA
- a CDS encoding low specificity L-threonine aldolase — protein MNARTDAVVHHDATVRGFASDNYAGVHPEILAAIALANGGHQVAYGEDQYTEHLQTVFKRHFGEQAEAYPVFNGTGANVVALQALLPRWGAVVAAESAHINVDECGAPEKIAGIKIHTVPTPDGKLTPELIDRQAWGWGDEHRAQPLAVSLTQSTELGTLYTVDEVKAICEHAHQHGMLVHMDGSRLANAAASLGVPFREFTTDAGVDVLSFGGTKNGLLLGEVVVVLNPEKVRNLKYLRKMSMQLASKMRFVSVQFEALLTGDLWLRNAGHANAMAKRLETAVRDIDGVTLVRPVQANAVFAILPREVSERLQKRYRFYFWDEHTGEVRWMASFDTTEADIDAFAAAIAEEMAR, from the coding sequence ATGAACGCCCGCACCGACGCAGTGGTCCACCACGACGCGACGGTGCGCGGCTTCGCCAGCGACAACTACGCCGGCGTCCACCCCGAGATCCTCGCGGCGATCGCCCTCGCCAACGGCGGCCACCAGGTCGCCTACGGTGAGGACCAGTACACCGAGCACCTGCAGACCGTGTTCAAGCGCCACTTCGGCGAGCAGGCCGAGGCGTACCCCGTCTTCAACGGCACCGGCGCCAACGTGGTCGCCCTCCAGGCCCTCCTCCCGCGCTGGGGCGCGGTGGTCGCCGCCGAGAGCGCCCACATCAACGTCGACGAGTGCGGTGCCCCCGAGAAGATCGCCGGCATCAAGATCCACACCGTGCCGACCCCCGACGGCAAGCTCACCCCCGAGCTGATCGACCGCCAGGCCTGGGGCTGGGGCGACGAGCACCGCGCCCAGCCGCTCGCCGTCTCCCTCACCCAGTCCACCGAGCTCGGCACCCTGTACACGGTGGACGAGGTCAAGGCGATCTGCGAGCACGCCCACCAGCACGGCATGCTCGTCCACATGGACGGCTCCCGGCTCGCCAACGCCGCCGCCTCGCTCGGCGTCCCGTTCCGCGAGTTCACCACCGACGCCGGCGTGGACGTCCTCTCCTTCGGCGGCACCAAGAACGGCCTGCTGCTCGGCGAGGTCGTGGTCGTCCTCAACCCGGAGAAGGTCCGCAACCTCAAGTACCTGCGCAAGATGTCGATGCAGCTCGCGTCGAAGATGCGCTTCGTCTCCGTCCAGTTCGAGGCGCTGCTCACCGGCGACCTCTGGCTGCGCAACGCCGGCCACGCCAACGCCATGGCCAAGCGCCTGGAGACCGCCGTCCGCGACATCGACGGCGTCACGCTGGTCCGCCCCGTGCAGGCCAACGCCGTCTTCGCGATCCTCCCGCGCGAGGTCAGCGAGCGCCTGCAGAAGCGCTACCGCTTCTACTTCTGGGACGAGCACACCGGCGAGGTCCGCTGGATGGCGTCCTTCGACACCACCGAGGCCGACATCGACGCCTTCGCCGCCGCGATCGCCGAAGAGATGGCCCGCTGA
- a CDS encoding peptidoglycan-binding protein: MKLIERSAFGWPESAAPPQATTLGVKVHYEGTAVSPSLIDNHDACIAEWQNIRASHLANPTEHWSDVAYNYAACPHGFLLEGRGLGRRTGANGNQELNRNHYAVVGLVGDSGLTQPTDAMLDAIRDGIDLLQQNGAGTDIKGHRDGFATDCPGEPLEAWVQLGAPRPHGPHPLPTGFEPFPGADFFRIGRHSDVITRMGVRLVEEGCSRYKVGPGPDWGPADQESYAAWQERQGFQGPDADGIPGRKTWDLLRVPTG; the protein is encoded by the coding sequence ATGAAACTCATCGAACGTTCCGCCTTCGGGTGGCCCGAATCGGCAGCTCCGCCACAGGCCACCACGCTCGGTGTGAAGGTCCACTACGAGGGGACGGCGGTCTCTCCGTCCCTCATCGACAACCACGACGCGTGCATCGCCGAGTGGCAGAACATCCGTGCTTCCCACCTCGCCAATCCGACCGAGCACTGGTCGGACGTCGCCTACAACTACGCGGCCTGCCCGCACGGCTTCCTGCTGGAGGGACGCGGGCTCGGTCGTCGGACCGGGGCCAACGGCAACCAGGAGCTCAACCGCAACCACTACGCGGTCGTCGGTCTGGTCGGTGACAGCGGGCTCACCCAGCCCACCGACGCCATGCTGGACGCGATCCGCGACGGCATCGACCTGTTGCAGCAGAACGGTGCCGGCACCGATATCAAGGGGCACCGGGACGGCTTCGCCACCGACTGCCCGGGTGAGCCGCTGGAGGCGTGGGTGCAGCTCGGCGCACCGCGGCCGCACGGCCCCCACCCGCTTCCGACGGGGTTCGAACCGTTCCCCGGTGCGGACTTCTTCCGGATCGGCCGGCACTCGGACGTGATCACGCGGATGGGTGTGCGGCTCGTCGAGGAGGGCTGTTCCCGCTACAAGGTCGGTCCCGGGCCCGACTGGGGGCCGGCTGACCAGGAGTCGTACGCCGCGTGGCAGGAGCGGCAGGGCTTCCAGGGCCCCGACGCGGACGGCATCCCCGGTCGGAAGACCTGGGACCTGCTGCGCGTCCCGACCGGCTGA
- a CDS encoding DUF5134 domain-containing protein gives MHGPAVVTWLLAALAAGTGGYCLHRAHRGGHDHRGHRALDAAEAAMGLGMAGMALLPGVLWGWLAALLAGGLLLGTFGPHTAGLRAHRLHHGIGALAMAYMALAMAAPAAAHHHHQGMGLPPLTGVLLLYFGAYAVWEGSRLLAPAGATAAHVVRLSGACRAAMGIGMFAMLLTM, from the coding sequence ATGCACGGTCCGGCCGTCGTCACCTGGCTGCTGGCCGCGCTCGCGGCGGGCACCGGCGGGTACTGCCTCCACCGCGCCCACCGGGGCGGCCACGACCACCGCGGGCACCGCGCGCTCGACGCCGCCGAGGCCGCGATGGGGCTGGGCATGGCGGGCATGGCCCTGCTGCCCGGCGTCCTGTGGGGCTGGCTCGCCGCCCTGCTCGCCGGCGGGCTGCTGCTCGGCACCTTCGGTCCGCACACCGCCGGGCTGCGCGCCCACCGCCTCCACCACGGCATCGGGGCGCTCGCGATGGCGTACATGGCCCTCGCCATGGCCGCTCCGGCCGCGGCGCACCACCATCACCAGGGCATGGGCCTCCCCCCGCTCACCGGGGTGCTGCTGCTCTACTTCGGCGCATACGCGGTGTGGGAGGGCAGCCGGCTGCTCGCCCCCGCGGGGGCGACCGCGGCGCACGTGGTGCGGCTGTCCGGCGCCTGCCGGGCGGCGATGGGCATCGGGATGTTCGCGATGCTGCTGACGATGTGA
- a CDS encoding DUF6421 family protein has protein sequence MQNLSPKLAVAADAPAASVAGHPAWLRLKDAVEALRPFQAKDGSIDLAAVQRQSVDPLVETVLASVAELAPFFPQDAAYLEAVRADLRKWADTGYREPDFLDSLLAFQPDAHREDGLEHLVVFPMYTQNGNPDRNLEAVLLKVVWPEWIAELERTRFDNAGYLGIAFEDFTAGYDTNSAVLFPETVAVRQAPERFTWGGIFCDREAARFRAVSTSAVRQLGLEIPADAEGLLKDQARAQETFVLWDLVHDRTHSHGDLPFDPFMIKQRSPFWMYGLEELRCDLNTFKEAVKLEAEGYAQGRDVQYAILFDRMFRFPVSGDRVRNYDGMGGQLLFAYLHQHDALRWRDNRLTIDWSRVAEVTNGLCAEIEALYRAGIDRPKTAHWIAAYELVSRYLTPHPASTWAKGPEALPLDLADEKALKKALCDAVLPDEFPLSMFFEALSKKLSRVIADTKGITGADAQGVAA, from the coding sequence ATGCAGAATCTTTCGCCGAAGCTCGCGGTGGCGGCCGATGCGCCCGCCGCGTCCGTCGCCGGCCACCCCGCCTGGCTGCGCCTGAAGGATGCCGTCGAGGCCCTGCGGCCGTTCCAGGCCAAGGACGGCTCGATCGACCTGGCCGCCGTGCAGCGCCAGAGCGTCGACCCGCTGGTCGAGACGGTGCTCGCCTCGGTCGCCGAGCTCGCCCCGTTCTTCCCGCAGGACGCCGCGTACCTGGAGGCCGTCCGGGCAGACCTGCGCAAGTGGGCCGACACCGGCTACCGGGAGCCCGACTTCCTCGACTCGCTGCTGGCCTTCCAGCCGGACGCGCACCGCGAGGACGGCCTGGAGCACCTGGTCGTCTTCCCGATGTACACCCAGAACGGCAACCCCGACCGCAACCTGGAAGCCGTCCTGCTGAAGGTCGTCTGGCCCGAGTGGATCGCCGAGCTGGAGCGCACCCGCTTCGACAACGCCGGCTACCTCGGCATCGCCTTCGAGGACTTCACCGCGGGCTACGACACCAACTCCGCCGTCCTCTTCCCGGAGACCGTCGCCGTGCGCCAGGCGCCGGAACGTTTCACCTGGGGCGGCATCTTCTGCGACCGCGAGGCGGCCCGCTTCCGCGCCGTCTCCACCAGCGCCGTCCGCCAGCTCGGCCTGGAGATCCCGGCCGACGCCGAGGGCCTGCTCAAGGACCAGGCGCGCGCCCAGGAGACCTTCGTCCTGTGGGACCTGGTCCACGACCGCACCCACAGCCACGGCGACCTGCCCTTCGACCCGTTCATGATCAAGCAGCGCAGCCCGTTCTGGATGTACGGGCTCGAGGAGCTCCGCTGCGACCTGAACACCTTCAAGGAGGCCGTGAAGCTGGAGGCCGAGGGCTACGCCCAGGGCCGCGACGTCCAGTACGCCATCCTCTTCGACCGGATGTTCCGCTTCCCGGTCAGCGGCGATCGCGTCCGCAACTACGACGGCATGGGCGGCCAGCTGCTCTTCGCCTACCTCCACCAGCACGACGCGCTGCGCTGGCGCGACAACCGGCTCACCATCGACTGGAGCCGCGTCGCCGAGGTCACCAACGGCCTGTGCGCCGAGATCGAGGCGCTCTACCGGGCCGGCATCGACCGCCCCAAGACCGCGCACTGGATCGCCGCGTACGAGCTCGTCTCCCGCTACCTCACCCCGCACCCCGCCTCCACCTGGGCCAAGGGCCCCGAGGCGCTGCCGCTCGACCTCGCCGACGAGAAGGCGCTGAAGAAGGCGCTCTGCGACGCCGTCCTGCCGGACGAGTTCCCGCTCTCGATGTTCTTCGAGGCGCTGTCGAAGAAGCTCAGCCGCGTCATCGCCGACACCAAGGGCATCACCGGCGCCGACGCCCAGGGGGTCGCCGCGTGA
- a CDS encoding M56 family metallopeptidase — MTALLSLLLLGTVLATVVPGRLARAGWAEREPVLALLVWQCLVVAVLLCCALSLLLAGAAALPELRTAVFAGAPAGVEAAYGLAGLEGWGRLTATVLAAGGVWTAVSLAREIRAARALRGHRHAQLTSRAPELPLGLAPARPTGERLVVLESVRPEAWSLPGPHARLVVTTGALRQLSDRELAAVLSHERGHVRARHHWLAQCAEALATGFPGVGVFAAFRHQVAVLVELAADDRAARRHGRLTTAGALVELNSPLFRTCPPGQLAQSPARVDRLLLGAPRLPVPSRLALTLAALAAPAAVLLLAVAPGLGTLV, encoded by the coding sequence ATGACGGCCCTGCTGAGCCTGCTGCTGCTCGGAACCGTGCTCGCCACCGTGGTGCCCGGCCGTCTGGCCCGGGCCGGGTGGGCCGAGCGAGAACCCGTGCTGGCCCTGCTGGTCTGGCAGTGCCTGGTGGTCGCGGTCCTGCTCTGCTGCGCGCTCAGCCTGCTGCTGGCCGGTGCGGCCGCCCTGCCGGAGCTGCGCACCGCGGTGTTCGCCGGTGCGCCGGCCGGGGTCGAGGCGGCGTACGGACTCGCCGGGCTGGAGGGCTGGGGCCGGCTGACCGCGACCGTCCTGGCCGCCGGCGGGGTGTGGACGGCGGTCTCGCTGGCCCGGGAGATCCGCGCGGCCCGCGCCCTGCGCGGCCACCGGCACGCCCAACTCACCAGCCGGGCACCCGAACTCCCGCTCGGACTCGCACCCGCCCGGCCGACCGGCGAGCGGCTCGTCGTCCTGGAGTCGGTCCGGCCGGAAGCGTGGTCGCTGCCCGGCCCGCACGCCCGACTGGTCGTCACCACCGGCGCCCTGCGGCAGCTCAGCGACCGCGAGCTGGCCGCCGTCCTCAGCCACGAGCGCGGGCACGTCCGGGCGCGGCACCACTGGCTGGCCCAGTGCGCGGAGGCGCTCGCCACCGGGTTCCCGGGGGTGGGCGTGTTCGCCGCCTTCCGCCACCAGGTCGCCGTCCTGGTCGAGCTCGCCGCCGACGACCGGGCGGCCCGCCGCCACGGCCGCCTCACCACGGCCGGCGCCCTGGTCGAGCTCAACAGCCCGCTCTTCAGGACCTGCCCGCCCGGTCAGCTCGCGCAGTCGCCCGCCCGGGTCGACCGCCTCCTGCTCGGCGCGCCCCGCCTCCCGGTGCCGAGCCGGCTCGCCCTCACCCTCGCCGCGCTCGCCGCGCCCGCCGCCGTCCTGCTGCTCGCCGTGGCCCCCGGGCTCGGCACCCTGGTGTGA
- a CDS encoding helix-turn-helix transcriptional regulator — protein MTTVQPGSGSMVRRILLGSQLRRLREGCAITREDAGYAIRASESKISRMELGRVSFKERDVADLLSLYGVHDGNEREALLGLVREANKSGWWHSFNDVLPGWFQTYIGLEEAAALIRTYEVQFVPGLLQCEPYARAIFAQSRPVLAEEELERRVSLRMRRQKALTDGEGPRLWAVIDEAALRRPVGGPEVMRAQVQHLLDMAEQPNVVVQVMPFRFGAHAGESGAFSILRFPEQDLADVVYLEQLTSALYLDKRDDVDEYVQVMERLCVDSLTPQQTTDLLAGILKER, from the coding sequence ATGACCACAGTTCAGCCCGGCAGTGGATCGATGGTGCGCCGGATCCTGCTCGGCTCCCAGCTCCGCCGCCTGCGCGAGGGCTGCGCGATCACCCGCGAGGACGCCGGGTACGCGATCCGGGCCTCGGAGTCGAAGATCAGCCGGATGGAGCTCGGCCGCGTCTCCTTCAAGGAGCGCGACGTCGCCGACCTGCTCAGCCTCTACGGCGTCCACGACGGCAACGAGCGCGAGGCGCTGCTCGGCCTGGTCCGCGAGGCCAACAAGTCCGGCTGGTGGCACAGCTTCAACGACGTGCTGCCCGGGTGGTTCCAGACCTACATCGGCCTGGAGGAGGCCGCCGCGCTGATCCGCACCTACGAGGTGCAGTTCGTCCCCGGCCTGCTGCAGTGCGAGCCGTACGCCCGCGCGATCTTCGCCCAGAGCCGCCCGGTGCTCGCCGAGGAGGAGCTGGAGCGCCGGGTCAGCCTCCGGATGCGCCGTCAGAAGGCGCTCACCGACGGCGAGGGCCCGCGCCTGTGGGCCGTCATCGACGAGGCGGCGCTGCGCCGGCCGGTCGGCGGGCCCGAGGTGATGCGCGCCCAGGTGCAGCACCTGCTCGACATGGCCGAGCAGCCCAACGTGGTGGTCCAGGTGATGCCGTTCCGCTTCGGCGCGCACGCCGGCGAGAGCGGGGCCTTCTCCATCCTGCGCTTCCCCGAGCAGGACCTGGCGGACGTGGTCTACCTGGAGCAGCTGACCAGCGCGCTCTACCTCGACAAGCGCGACGACGTCGACGAGTACGTGCAGGTGATGGAGCGGCTCTGCGTCGACAGCCTCACCCCGCAGCAGACCACCGACCTGCTCGCCGGCATCCTCAAGGAGCGCTGA
- a CDS encoding DUF397 domain-containing protein, with translation MREAYNGMAAADLEGVVWQKSLYSNSKGNCVEFAALPGGAVAMRNSRFPDGPALIYTRDEMAAMLLGVKDGEFDHLVQPSG, from the coding sequence ATGCGTGAGGCGTACAACGGCATGGCGGCTGCGGACCTCGAGGGCGTGGTCTGGCAGAAGAGCCTGTACAGCAACTCGAAGGGCAACTGCGTGGAGTTCGCCGCGCTCCCCGGCGGGGCGGTGGCGATGCGCAACTCGCGCTTCCCGGACGGGCCCGCCCTGATCTACACCCGGGACGAGATGGCGGCGATGCTGCTCGGGGTGAAGGACGGCGAGTTCGACCACCTCGTCCAGCCCTCCGGCTGA